The following nucleotide sequence is from Trifolium pratense cultivar HEN17-A07 linkage group LG2, ARS_RC_1.1, whole genome shotgun sequence.
aatatttaaaagaaaaaaaaaattaatcctcaATCAAACTAATGAATCAGAAGACTCTTTTGTGTCACAAGATGAACTCACCAACCCtttctcttcttcttgttcttcttcactTGAATCTGATGATGTTAACTCCTTAGCTCTTTCTACTTGATTTTCCCAATTTGTCCgaagcaaaacaaacaacattGTCACCATACATGAACCTTGAGCAGCCAAAAGACCAAACCATAAACCTTTGAAATCAAATCCAGCAAAGAAACTCAACCAAACTGCGACCGGCATTCCCACCAGATAAAAACAACCTAAATTTATATTTGCGCCTAATTTAGGCCTCGCGGTTCCCCTCAATACACCACAAACCGTTGTTTGCGGACAATTTCCAAGCTCACAAAGTCCTATGATAGGTAACACCATTGAAGTTAAAGCAATGATTTGAGGATCACTTGTGAACATTGAAGCCCAAATGTTTCGAACTGAAATCGCAAAGAACAAAGCAGAGAAACCTAAAACAAAACTGAAACAGAGTCCAACTATTGCTGCAAGTTTTGCTTTTTGTGGATTTTCAGCACCAAGTTCATTTCCAACTCTTGTTGAAACACCAAAACTCAAAGAAGATGGAAAAATGTATATCAATGCAGTTGTTTGAATCAAAACACCCATTGATGCAACAGTTGCTTGTGGATTAATCAATAAACCACAAATCAAAATCATGATTTCATACCACCACCATTCGAGACAAACCGAAATGCAGCTTGGAATCGCCAAATTCAAAAGCGATTTCCATCCTTTAAAACAAGCAGATGAAAAACCATTCCATGTTTTCTTATGTGTTCCAGAAACCCAAATGTAAATAATCAACGAAACAACGAGGTTGAAATTCGTCCAAACGGAACCTAAAGCAATTCCTTTGATTCCTAATTGAAGAAAATCCACAAGAAAATAATTGATAGGAACATGAAGAAGAATAGAAAGAGTAGCACTATATGTTAAAGGAAGCGTTATCGATTGACTTCGAAGATAGATTCTTAAAGGGTGTAGCAATGATTGTGCTACAAGATCAGGAAGAGAATAAAGAATGTAAGATTGTGCAACATTTGCTATATCTTCTTGTTGACCACAGAAAAGCAATATTCTTTTCATGTTAAGCCACAAGAATGAAATCAAAATTGAAGTTAATAGAAGAAGAATCATTGTTCTTTGCATTGTAAGACCAAGAAGTTTGAATCTTTTAGCACCAAAAGCTTGACCACAAATAGGTTCCATTCCCATAGCAAGACCAGAAAGAATAGAGTAACCGGTGATGTTAGCAAACCCGATCGCAAGTGAACCGCCTGCTAAAGCGAGTTCACCAACGCGACCGAGAAACAACATGGAAATAATGGAACGAGAGTAAAGTAATAAACCTGTTAACACCATAGGTAATGCTATGTTTGCAATGTGTTTGGCTTCATTTAGAGCAAgagaaaaatgggatttttttGGTTGGTCTTGTTTGAATATTGTTGGGGATTTAGGGATCAATGGTGATAACATGTCAGGTTTGATTTTGtgtgttttgattttggttGTGGATATACTATTTGTTTGGTTGTTATTGGTTTCACAGAAAGTGGAGACAgaggttgatgatgatgatgataactGGCACATGGTGTGTGAATAGCATATAAGACACAACTAGGGACAGAGAAAAGAGTTGTGTGTTCTTTTGTGTATAAACACTAACAAAatcttgtgatttttgtttttgcacTTTGCAAGTGTGTTGTAGCAATAGAGGGATATTTAAaaaggggagagagagagagagagagagaagggagggacaagagttttttttttttgtgtgtaaacTAAAATTCGTCCACACGCAAAATCCTCGAGTCAGATAGAACCACACGGCAAAAATCAACCAAACAACAAACccttatttgtatttttttgtacACTTTGTTAGAGTGTAAGGACCAAAGTCAAGAAAGATTTAAAAAGATGACGGGTGTATTGTAAACGGAAAAACTTCTACAAATAACACAGATATTGACACAACTGACAACTGCAGAGGCTAATTCTCGAACGCCTGATAGGACCACTTAAGAATAAGAATCTTGGAAGTATATGGAATATGGAGTATGAAGGACGGCTAGTGAATGGTAatggaaaaagaaagagaaagataGGGTTGACAGAGTAATAGTATTACCTCACCATGTTTTTTCAAAGCGGCTTTTTATGACCGACCCATATATCGTTAGTTAGGGTCCTACTACAAAACAAATTGATATATAGAATATATTTTTGAGGTGAAAGAAAGTGCAATGGAATTAGACGTAATATATACTCTATGACTTGGTGTAATAAGAGACCAACAATTTTATGAAACCTAATTCAACTGACTCCGATTTGCTACGGTTATAAATCACACAGTTTTCACACTGTTTTAAATCTGAATTATGAATTATAAATCAAACAATTCAGGTTAATCTGTCATAAAATTACTTAAAATTATTTCGATTGTACGATTTAAATTGAACGGCTTTGATCTAAAACAACATGAAACTGTGGTAAAATCTACCGCATATAATCTGTTTCCCTAATTCAACTATTTGAAGTAAGAATTGATGGGAAACGAATTTGTTGTAATGAGAAAATGAGTTAAAAGGAAAGTattgattaaataattaaatgttGTACTTAAATTGTGGAACGTTACGTTGAATGATGTAATGTAGCCTTAAAATTGCtttaaattaactttttaaattttttatttatttatgaatgaaACTGTCTAAATAAACTAGAGCATGAAAGAACGTGTGGGATTGGTGTATCCGAATCAAGAGGCAAAATTTGAGTTTACATGAacgtttttactttttttaggATTGGACTAATTATGAAAATGGCAGCTTGACTTACTGTTGTTAAGTTGAGTTTTGGGTTTTATGGTTAAAATTCATGTGGAATCAATGCAATGTCggtattaattattttgatgatgcAATACAATATTTGAATCTACCTTGTTTATAACCCTAGCCggtcattttaagaaaaaagtGCCGGTAAATTTGTTTGTACTAGGatattaagaattttttttgttggtgttaTATTCAATCCAATGACACAACAATGGTATCAGAGTTTGTTCGACTTGATGGAAAATAGGAGATGTTTCTGGTGTTGGATTACGAATTCTAGGATGTAAGAGACGAAATTGAAAAACATATAAATGAGGAGATGACATATACTTCAGTCTTTGGTGAAAATTaggataaaataaaagaaaatgttaagTAGTGGTAGAGTGCGCTAATTAAACATACcaatatagaaattttattaatattgtaatttatataattcaaaaaattaaaaacctaccaaaattagaatatatataa
It contains:
- the LOC123908042 gene encoding protein DETOXIFICATION 49 — protein: MCQLSSSSSTSVSTFCETNNNQTNSISTTKIKTHKIKPDMLSPLIPKSPTIFKQDQPKKSHFSLALNEAKHIANIALPMVLTGLLLYSRSIISMLFLGRVGELALAGGSLAIGFANITGYSILSGLAMGMEPICGQAFGAKRFKLLGLTMQRTMILLLLTSILISFLWLNMKRILLFCGQQEDIANVAQSYILYSLPDLVAQSLLHPLRIYLRSQSITLPLTYSATLSILLHVPINYFLVDFLQLGIKGIALGSVWTNFNLVVSLIIYIWVSGTHKKTWNGFSSACFKGWKSLLNLAIPSCISVCLEWWWYEIMILICGLLINPQATVASMGVLIQTTALIYIFPSSLSFGVSTRVGNELGAENPQKAKLAAIVGLCFSFVLGFSALFFAISVRNIWASMFTSDPQIIALTSMVLPIIGLCELGNCPQTTVCGVLRGTARPKLGANINLGCFYLVGMPVAVWLSFFAGFDFKGLWFGLLAAQGSCMVTMLFVLLRTNWENQVERAKELTSSDSSEEEQEEEKGLVSSSCDTKESSDSLV